The proteins below come from a single Mycobacterium parmense genomic window:
- the hypE gene encoding hydrogenase expression/formation protein HypE: MSTSAGDYLSSGPRFAEGEVIERIESFRRRRPRLLDDHVTLAHGAGGKASAALIDAVFVEAFRNPLLETLGDAAVLTLPGGERLAMSTDSFVVAPRRFPGGSIGRLAVHGTCNDLAMAGAVPAWLSAAFVLEEGFAIGELKEIVADMAAAAAEAGVQIATGDTKVVPRGAADGLFINTTGAGVIPAGRALRAHSVRAGDKVLLSGSMGDHGMAVMLARGDLDIEADIRSDTASLSPLVELLLAAAPSTRWLRDATRGGVGTVCNELAQACGLGVLLTEDRLPVAPMVNGACELLGIDPLYVANEGKFVAVVGPDEAPAGLAALRSHPLGARAAEVGEIVTEPAETVVLRTGFGGTRIVDMLVGDPLPRIC, translated from the coding sequence CGCCGAGGGCGAGGTGATCGAGCGGATCGAGTCGTTCCGCCGGCGCCGGCCCCGCCTGCTCGACGACCACGTGACCCTGGCCCACGGGGCGGGCGGCAAGGCGTCGGCGGCGCTCATCGACGCGGTGTTCGTCGAGGCGTTCCGCAACCCGCTGCTCGAGACGCTGGGTGACGCCGCCGTCCTGACGCTGCCCGGCGGTGAGCGCCTGGCGATGTCCACCGACTCGTTCGTGGTGGCGCCCAGGCGTTTTCCCGGAGGGTCCATCGGCCGGCTCGCCGTGCACGGAACCTGCAACGACCTGGCCATGGCCGGCGCCGTGCCCGCGTGGCTGTCGGCGGCGTTCGTCCTGGAAGAGGGCTTTGCGATCGGCGAACTGAAGGAGATCGTCGCCGACATGGCGGCCGCGGCCGCGGAGGCGGGCGTGCAGATCGCCACCGGCGACACCAAGGTGGTGCCCAGGGGCGCGGCCGACGGCCTGTTCATCAACACCACCGGCGCCGGCGTGATCCCCGCGGGCCGTGCGCTCCGGGCGCACTCGGTGCGCGCCGGCGACAAAGTCCTGTTGTCGGGCTCGATGGGCGACCACGGCATGGCGGTCATGCTCGCGCGCGGCGACCTGGACATCGAGGCCGACATCCGTTCCGACACGGCGTCATTGAGCCCGCTGGTCGAGTTGCTGCTGGCGGCCGCGCCGTCGACCCGCTGGTTGCGCGACGCCACCCGCGGCGGGGTGGGCACGGTGTGCAACGAACTGGCCCAGGCCTGCGGGCTGGGGGTGCTGCTCACCGAGGACCGGCTGCCGGTGGCGCCCATGGTGAACGGGGCGTGCGAGCTGCTCGGCATCGACCCGCTCTACGTGGCCAACGAGGGCAAGTTCGTCGCGGTCGTCGGGCCCGACGAAGCACCGGCGGGACTGGCCGCGCTGCGCTCACATCCGTTGGGCGCGCGGGCGGCCGAGGTCGGGGAGATCGTCACCGAGCCGGCCGAAACCGTGGTGCTGCGAACCGGTTTCGGCGGCACCCGGATTGTCGACATGCTCGTCGGCGACCCGCTGCCACGGATCTGTTGA
- a CDS encoding HypC/HybG/HupF family hydrogenase formation chaperone → MCLGIPGRIVEITDAANYLARVDVSGVQRTISVRLLEDDLPQPDDWVLVHVGFAMAKIDETEALLTLAAIQKLGEAYTSELAAFDSSAIL, encoded by the coding sequence ATGTGTCTGGGGATTCCGGGGCGGATCGTCGAGATCACCGACGCGGCCAACTACCTGGCGAGGGTGGACGTCAGCGGGGTGCAGCGCACCATCAGCGTGCGGCTTCTCGAGGACGACCTGCCCCAACCCGACGACTGGGTGCTGGTCCACGTCGGGTTCGCGATGGCCAAGATCGACGAGACCGAGGCCCTGCTCACGCTGGCCGCCATTCAGAAACTCGGGGAAGCCTACACCAGCGAGCTGGCCGCGTTCGACTCCTCGGCGATACTCTGA
- the hypD gene encoding hydrogenase formation protein HypD has protein sequence MKFVDEFRDPAAARRLLGAIEHLAGDPDRSGDHFKFMEVCGGHTHTIYRHGIEHLLPDNVELVHGPGCPVCVIPMGRIDDAMWLAAQPGVIFTCFGDMMRVPGSNGSLLDAKAKGADVRFVYSPLDALKIAVENPDKQVVFFAIGFETTAPSTAVTLVRARDLGLANFSVFCNHVTIVPPIKAILESPDLRLSGFIGPGHVSTVVGNRPYRFVPDVYRKPLVVAGFEPLDILAAVAMLLRQIREGRCEVENQYKRVVPEHGNPAALALMGRVFALRPHFEWRGLGFISQSALRLHDDYAGFDAELRFAMPGVRVADPKACQCGEVLKGVLKPWECKVFGTACTPETPIGTCMVSPEGACAAYYNFGRMHRDAAKLVSRT, from the coding sequence ATGAAATTCGTTGACGAGTTCCGCGACCCCGCCGCTGCCCGCAGACTGCTCGGCGCGATCGAGCACCTGGCCGGCGACCCGGACCGTTCGGGGGACCACTTCAAGTTCATGGAGGTGTGCGGCGGGCACACCCACACCATCTACCGGCACGGCATCGAACACCTGCTGCCCGACAATGTCGAACTGGTGCACGGGCCCGGCTGCCCGGTCTGCGTGATCCCGATGGGCCGCATCGACGACGCCATGTGGCTGGCCGCCCAACCCGGCGTGATCTTCACGTGCTTCGGCGACATGATGCGCGTGCCCGGCTCGAACGGCAGCCTGCTCGACGCCAAGGCCAAGGGCGCCGACGTGCGGTTCGTCTACTCCCCGCTGGACGCGCTCAAGATCGCGGTGGAAAACCCCGACAAGCAGGTGGTGTTCTTCGCGATCGGCTTCGAGACGACCGCACCCTCGACGGCGGTGACCCTCGTGCGCGCCCGCGACCTCGGGCTGGCCAACTTCAGCGTGTTCTGCAACCACGTGACGATCGTGCCACCGATCAAGGCCATCCTGGAATCACCCGATCTGCGCCTGTCGGGCTTCATCGGCCCGGGCCACGTCTCCACCGTCGTCGGCAACCGGCCCTACCGCTTCGTTCCGGACGTGTACCGAAAGCCGTTGGTCGTGGCCGGGTTCGAGCCGCTGGACATCCTCGCGGCCGTCGCGATGCTGCTACGCCAGATCCGCGAGGGCCGCTGCGAGGTGGAGAACCAGTACAAGCGGGTGGTGCCCGAGCACGGCAACCCCGCCGCGCTGGCGCTGATGGGCAGGGTGTTCGCGCTGCGGCCTCACTTCGAGTGGCGCGGCCTGGGATTCATCTCCCAAAGCGCGTTGCGGTTGCACGACGACTACGCCGGGTTCGACGCCGAGCTGCGGTTCGCGATGCCCGGCGTTCGGGTCGCCGACCCGAAGGCCTGCCAGTGCGGCGAGGTGCTCAAGGGCGTGCTGAAGCCCTGGGAGTGCAAGGTGTTCGGCACCGCGTGCACGCCCGAGACCCCGATCGGAACCTGCATGGTCTCCCCCGAGGGCGCCTGCGCCGCGTACTACAACTTCGGCCGGATGCACCGCGACGCGGCCAAACTGGTGTCGCGCACTTGA
- a CDS encoding DUF6390 family protein: MTVSDTAGVEMFARYAYAPNALGYCGPPLGATLRDGSVDEVRRAAAGFSGAWPYLRVLSRLTGIDDPLDYRLVESYWLGTGLGADLDPHEFYDALLAIIGPQAGRYWSHLTADLAGEAAGNHCFHVFGVYPWTRFLGRGMDEHPLSVLDNCRISWATVVSRAGDDVEVRGSRLAWDGRALTLAAPSARVLDVWADGYSAVPDATPGDRVAVHWGRLCGRLSPPQVRGLAECTNRQLRVTSQRLAQTFSG, from the coding sequence TTGACCGTCAGCGACACCGCCGGTGTCGAGATGTTCGCGCGCTACGCGTATGCCCCCAACGCGCTGGGCTATTGCGGTCCGCCGCTGGGCGCCACCCTGCGGGACGGGTCGGTCGACGAGGTGCGCCGCGCGGCGGCGGGGTTCTCCGGGGCCTGGCCCTACCTGCGGGTGCTGTCGCGGCTGACGGGGATCGACGACCCGCTCGATTACCGCCTGGTCGAATCGTACTGGCTGGGCACCGGTCTCGGTGCCGACCTGGACCCCCACGAGTTCTACGACGCGTTGCTGGCCATCATCGGCCCGCAGGCGGGGCGCTACTGGTCGCATTTGACGGCGGACCTGGCCGGCGAGGCGGCCGGAAATCACTGCTTCCACGTCTTCGGTGTCTACCCGTGGACGCGGTTCCTCGGTCGCGGGATGGACGAACACCCGCTGAGCGTGCTGGACAATTGCCGGATCTCCTGGGCGACGGTCGTCTCCCGGGCCGGCGACGACGTCGAGGTGCGCGGCAGCCGGCTGGCCTGGGATGGCCGGGCGCTCACGCTGGCGGCGCCCTCGGCGCGGGTGCTGGACGTCTGGGCCGACGGATACAGCGCGGTACCCGATGCGACCCCCGGCGACCGCGTCGCGGTGCACTGGGGGCGGTTGTGCGGGCGGCTGTCCCCGCCGCAGGTGCGTGGGCTCGCGGAATGCACGAACCGTCAGCTCCGGGTGACGAGTCAACGGCTCGCGCAGACTTTTTCGGGCTAG
- a CDS encoding alkaline phosphatase family protein gives MAGSLCDVLPAAAALLGAPAAADRLGVTRGAGDVDRVAVVLVDGMGWHLLPELAGSAPLLASVLAGATGTLTELACTFPSTTPTSLVSLATGARPGEHGILGFTLNIPGTDRVLNHIHWRGDPPHTVWQPLPTWFERLQRAGIRARAVLPAAFLGSGLTGAAYRGAEIRPTHPTDDYARLFADELGAAPGLVYGYTPGLDSAAHLFGIGSPEWHAAAAAVDALLTRLVDTLPRTAALLVTADHGGLNVPPAARIDLDTAPPLGEGVRVVAGEARVRYLHTEPGAAADVQATWSGALDGRATVHTREQAVATGMFGPVDERFMARIGDVVVTCTGDAAVLATAHEPPETAGLIAFHGAATAAEMAIPLIVFP, from the coding sequence GTGGCCGGTTCCCTGTGCGACGTGTTGCCGGCCGCGGCCGCGTTGCTCGGCGCGCCCGCAGCCGCCGACAGGCTGGGGGTGACCCGCGGGGCGGGTGACGTCGACCGCGTCGCCGTCGTGCTGGTCGACGGCATGGGCTGGCACCTGCTGCCCGAGCTGGCCGGCAGCGCGCCGCTGCTCGCCTCCGTGCTGGCCGGCGCGACCGGAACGCTGACCGAACTGGCCTGCACCTTTCCGTCGACCACACCCACCAGCCTGGTGTCGCTGGCCACCGGCGCGCGACCCGGTGAGCACGGCATCCTGGGCTTCACCCTCAACATCCCCGGCACCGACCGGGTGCTCAACCACATCCACTGGCGCGGCGACCCGCCGCACACCGTTTGGCAACCGCTGCCGACGTGGTTCGAGCGGCTGCAGCGCGCCGGCATCCGTGCGCGCGCGGTGCTGCCCGCGGCGTTCTTGGGCAGCGGGCTGACCGGCGCGGCATACCGCGGCGCCGAGATCCGTCCGACCCACCCGACCGACGACTATGCGCGACTGTTCGCCGACGAGCTGGGGGCGGCGCCCGGCCTGGTGTACGGCTACACCCCCGGGCTGGACAGCGCGGCGCACCTGTTCGGCATCGGGTCACCCGAGTGGCACGCGGCGGCGGCCGCCGTCGACGCGCTGCTGACGCGCCTGGTCGATACGTTGCCCCGCACCGCGGCTTTGCTGGTGACCGCGGATCACGGCGGCCTGAACGTCCCGCCTGCGGCGCGCATCGACCTGGACACCGCACCGCCGCTGGGCGAAGGGGTGCGCGTCGTCGCGGGTGAGGCGCGGGTGCGCTACCTGCATACCGAGCCCGGGGCCGCCGCGGATGTGCAGGCCACCTGGAGCGGGGCGCTGGACGGCCGCGCAACCGTCCACACCCGCGAGCAGGCGGTCGCTACGGGGATGTTCGGGCCGGTCGATGAGAGGTTCATGGCGAGGATCGGCGACGTCGTGGTCACCTGCACCGGTGACGCGGCCGTGCTGGCGACGGCCCACGAACCACCGGAAACGGCCGGGCTCATCGCATTTCACGGTGCGGCCACCGCCGCCGAGATGGCCATCCCCCTGATCGTCTTTCCGTAG
- a CDS encoding PPE family protein: MQFATLPPEVNSGRIYAGAGAGPLQSAGVAWGALAARLRDAAAHYRSAIAESGDRDAAAPARIQWLNGVAAGAERAAIQAAAAAAAARTALAAVVPPPVIDANRARLMALTGENHLGQAAPAIAGTEAEYERMWAEDVRAMYTYAEAAAGAARLTPFASPPSDGRTASGGWKVTAAPEVLDAGRQVVSTIPQALLAMASSPVASLADCLASLTASLSKLSSLSAPSDRAIRHLSSLNKRASLAAFAQAPRRASGTSITARMGRSAPVGRLSAPPAWAGGTAPQPGAADTIPACWGYGPIRLVTAASRTPS; the protein is encoded by the coding sequence ATGCAATTCGCGACACTGCCGCCGGAGGTCAACTCCGGGCGCATCTACGCCGGCGCGGGAGCCGGGCCACTGCAATCGGCCGGGGTGGCCTGGGGGGCGCTCGCCGCCCGATTGCGCGACGCGGCGGCGCACTACCGGTCGGCGATCGCGGAATCCGGCGATCGTGACGCCGCGGCGCCGGCCCGGATCCAGTGGCTCAACGGCGTCGCCGCCGGGGCCGAGCGCGCCGCCATCCAGGCCGCCGCGGCCGCTGCCGCTGCGCGAACCGCGCTGGCCGCCGTGGTGCCGCCACCGGTCATCGACGCGAACCGCGCGCGACTCATGGCGTTGACCGGCGAGAACCACCTCGGCCAGGCGGCTCCGGCGATCGCGGGCACCGAGGCCGAGTACGAACGGATGTGGGCCGAGGATGTCCGGGCCATGTACACCTATGCCGAGGCCGCGGCGGGTGCCGCACGGCTGACACCCTTCGCGTCGCCGCCCTCGGACGGCCGGACCGCGTCGGGCGGTTGGAAGGTGACCGCGGCGCCGGAGGTGCTGGATGCGGGTCGTCAGGTGGTGTCGACCATCCCGCAAGCGTTGCTCGCGATGGCGTCCTCGCCGGTGGCGTCCCTGGCCGATTGCCTGGCGTCGCTGACGGCGTCGCTGTCCAAGCTCAGTTCGCTCAGTGCGCCGTCGGACCGCGCCATCAGGCATCTGAGTTCGCTGAACAAGAGGGCGTCGCTGGCGGCGTTCGCCCAGGCACCACGTCGCGCCTCCGGCACATCGATCACCGCCCGGATGGGCCGGTCTGCGCCGGTCGGCAGACTGTCGGCGCCGCCGGCGTGGGCCGGCGGCACAGCGCCCCAACCCGGCGCCGCCGATACAATTCCCGCCTGCTGGGGGTACGGGCCGATTCGGCTCGTCACAGCGGCGTCACGTACGCCGAGCTGA
- a CDS encoding 3-oxoacyl-ACP reductase: MIDLTRRLAGRVAVVTGGGGGIGLAAGRRMYAEGATVVVGDVDADAGAAAAEELRGLFVPTDVSDEDAVNALFDAAARSYGSVDIAFNNAGISPPDDDLIENTELPAWQRVQDVNLTSVYLCCRAALRHMVPAGRGSIINTASFVAVLGSATSQISYTASKGGVLAMSRELGVQFARQGIRVNALCPGPVNTPLLRELFAKDPERAARRLVHVPMGRFAEPDEIAAAVAFLASDDASFITGSTFLVDGGISSAYVTPL; encoded by the coding sequence GTGATCGACCTCACCCGGCGGCTGGCCGGCCGCGTGGCAGTCGTCACCGGCGGCGGCGGCGGCATCGGACTGGCCGCGGGCCGGCGGATGTACGCCGAAGGCGCGACCGTCGTCGTCGGCGACGTCGACGCCGACGCGGGCGCCGCGGCGGCCGAGGAACTCCGCGGCCTGTTCGTGCCGACCGACGTCTCAGACGAGGATGCGGTCAACGCGCTGTTCGACGCCGCGGCGCGGTCCTACGGCTCGGTGGATATCGCGTTCAACAACGCGGGCATCTCGCCACCCGACGACGACCTGATCGAGAACACCGAACTGCCCGCATGGCAACGCGTTCAGGACGTCAACCTCACCTCGGTGTACCTGTGCTGCCGGGCCGCGCTGCGGCACATGGTGCCCGCCGGGAGGGGATCGATCATCAACACGGCGTCGTTCGTCGCGGTGCTGGGGTCGGCCACCTCGCAGATCTCCTACACCGCCTCCAAGGGCGGGGTGCTGGCGATGTCGCGCGAGCTGGGCGTGCAGTTCGCGCGGCAGGGCATCAGGGTCAACGCGCTGTGCCCAGGGCCGGTGAACACGCCGCTGCTGCGGGAGCTGTTCGCCAAGGATCCCGAGCGGGCCGCCCGCCGGCTGGTGCACGTGCCAATGGGGCGGTTCGCCGAGCCGGATGAAATCGCCGCGGCAGTCGCGTTTTTGGCGAGCGACGACGCGTCGTTCATCACCGGGTCCACGTTCCTGGTCGACGGCGGCATCAGCTCGGCGTACGTGACGCCGCTGTGA
- a CDS encoding aldehyde dehydrogenase family protein, whose product MTELINPATEEVLRSVDHLDAAAVDDAVRRAQAAQRRWAALAPAERAAALRAFAAVVDAHAGELAALEVANSGHPISSAEWEAGHVRDVLHYYAAGPERLSGKQIPVAGGLDVTFNEPLGVVGVITPWNFPMMIASWGIAPALAAGNAVLVKPAEWTPLTTLRLAELAVEAGFDEDLLQVLPGEGAVVGERFVSHPGVRKVVFTGSTATGRKVMAGAAGHVKRVTLELGGKSANIVFDDCDLELAAATAPAGVFDNAGQDCCARSRILVQRNVFDRFMELLEPAVRRVVVGDPAARDTEMGPLVSAAHRDKVASYVPDDAPVAFRGTAPTGRGFWFPPTVLTPQRTDRAVTDEIFGPVVTVLAFDDEHDAVTLANDTAYGLSGSVWTDDLSRALRVTRAIEAGNLSVNSHSSVRYSTPFGGFKQSGLGRELGPDAPLSFTETKNVFIAIKEAP is encoded by the coding sequence ATGACCGAACTGATCAACCCCGCGACCGAGGAGGTGCTGCGCTCGGTCGACCACCTCGACGCCGCGGCCGTCGACGACGCGGTGCGGCGCGCGCAAGCGGCCCAGCGGCGGTGGGCGGCGCTGGCCCCGGCCGAGCGCGCGGCGGCCCTGCGGGCTTTCGCGGCCGTCGTCGACGCCCACGCGGGCGAACTCGCCGCGCTCGAGGTGGCCAATTCGGGGCACCCGATCTCCTCTGCCGAATGGGAGGCGGGCCACGTCCGCGACGTCCTGCACTACTACGCCGCCGGTCCGGAGCGCTTGTCCGGCAAGCAGATTCCGGTCGCGGGTGGACTCGACGTCACGTTCAACGAGCCCCTGGGCGTGGTGGGCGTGATCACGCCGTGGAACTTCCCGATGATGATCGCGTCGTGGGGGATCGCCCCCGCGCTGGCGGCGGGAAACGCCGTGCTGGTCAAGCCCGCCGAGTGGACGCCGCTGACCACGCTGCGGCTCGCCGAACTCGCGGTGGAGGCGGGATTCGACGAGGACCTGCTGCAGGTGCTGCCGGGCGAGGGGGCGGTGGTCGGGGAGAGGTTCGTCAGCCACCCGGGCGTCCGCAAGGTCGTGTTCACCGGCTCCACCGCGACCGGCAGGAAGGTGATGGCCGGCGCGGCCGGCCACGTCAAGCGGGTGACGCTCGAGCTCGGCGGCAAGAGCGCCAACATCGTCTTCGACGACTGCGACCTGGAGCTCGCGGCGGCGACCGCGCCGGCCGGGGTTTTCGACAACGCCGGGCAGGACTGTTGTGCCCGAAGCCGGATCCTGGTGCAGCGCAACGTCTTCGACCGTTTCATGGAGCTGCTCGAGCCGGCCGTGCGCCGGGTCGTCGTCGGCGACCCGGCAGCCCGCGACACCGAGATGGGCCCGCTGGTGTCGGCCGCGCACCGCGACAAGGTCGCGTCCTACGTGCCCGACGACGCGCCCGTGGCGTTTCGGGGAACCGCGCCCACCGGGCGCGGATTCTGGTTCCCGCCAACCGTTTTGACCCCGCAGCGCACCGATCGCGCCGTGACCGACGAGATCTTCGGTCCGGTGGTCACGGTGCTGGCGTTCGACGACGAGCACGACGCCGTCACGCTGGCCAACGACACCGCCTACGGCCTGTCGGGATCGGTCTGGACCGACGACCTGTCCCGCGCGCTGCGCGTCACCCGCGCGATCGAAGCCGGCAACCTGTCGGTGAACTCGCACTCGTCCGTCCGCTACAGCACACCGTTCGGCGGCTTCAAACAGTCCGGCCTGGGCCGTGAGCTCGGCCCGGACGCGCCGCTGAGTTTCACCGAAACCAAGAACGTGTTCATCGCGATCAAGGAGGCTCCGTGA
- a CDS encoding gamma-glutamyl-gamma-aminobutyrate hydrolase family protein: MNGCRSDGLPARPVVGLTTYLERIQTGIWDMPAAYLPADYFRGVINAGGTAVLLPPQPADPGAVDSALNSLHALVITGGYDLDPAAYGQQPHPMTDQPRTDRDAWELALLRAALRRGLPVLGICRGAQVLNVACGGTLHQHLPDVLGHNGHRAGNGVFTRLPVRTVAGTRLAGLLGESANAPCYHHQAIDRVGEGLVVSARDPDGVVEALELPGDGFALAVQWHPEQSLDDLRLFAAIVDAARSYAATR; this comes from the coding sequence TTGAACGGCTGTAGGTCTGACGGTCTGCCCGCGAGGCCGGTGGTCGGCCTGACGACGTACCTGGAGCGGATCCAGACCGGGATCTGGGACATGCCCGCGGCCTATCTGCCGGCCGACTACTTCCGGGGCGTGATCAACGCCGGCGGCACCGCGGTGCTGCTGCCCCCGCAGCCCGCGGACCCCGGCGCTGTCGACTCCGCGCTGAACAGCCTGCACGCCCTGGTGATCACCGGGGGATACGATCTCGACCCCGCCGCGTACGGCCAGCAACCGCATCCGATGACCGATCAGCCCCGCACCGATCGCGACGCATGGGAATTGGCGCTGCTGCGCGCGGCCCTGCGGCGGGGCCTGCCGGTGCTGGGAATCTGCCGGGGCGCCCAGGTGCTCAACGTCGCCTGCGGGGGCACCCTGCACCAGCACCTGCCCGACGTGCTCGGGCACAACGGGCACCGGGCGGGCAACGGCGTGTTCACGCGGTTGCCGGTGCGCACCGTGGCGGGCACGCGGCTGGCCGGGTTGCTGGGGGAGTCCGCGAATGCGCCCTGCTACCACCACCAGGCCATCGACAGGGTCGGCGAGGGCCTCGTGGTCAGCGCCCGGGACCCCGACGGCGTGGTGGAGGCGCTGGAGCTGCCCGGGGACGGGTTCGCCCTTGCGGTGCAATGGCATCCGGAACAGTCTCTGGACGATCTGCGGCTGTTCGCCGCGATCGTCGACGCCGCCCGGTCTTACGCGGCCACCCGATGA
- a CDS encoding glutamine synthetase family protein, with product MTEPESPMLSPAALEQLVGIGRVDTVIVAFADMQGRLVGKRVAARVFLEEVAAHGAECCNYLLAVDVDMNTVDGYAMSSWDTGYGDMVMVPDLSTLRLVPWHPGTALVLADLAAGATAVAVAPRAVLRRQLDRLAERGLFADVATELEFIVFDEPYRQAWALGYRGLTPASDYNIDYAILASSRMEPLLRDIRHGMAGAGLHFEAVKGECNRGQQEIGFRYAEALVTCDNHAIYKNGAKEIADRHGKSLTFMAKYDAREGNSCHIHLSLRDADGAAVFADGSRPRGMSALFGSFVAGVLATLREYTLFYAPNINSYKRFADGSFAPTAVAWGPDNRTCALRVVGHGPGTRVECRVPGGDVNPYLGVAALIAGGLYGVEKGLPLPDACVGNAYAATDVERLPATLAEAAALFGRSALAREAFGDDVVAHYLNNARVELAAFNAAVTDWERIRGFERL from the coding sequence GTGACCGAGCCGGAATCGCCGATGCTGTCGCCGGCCGCGCTGGAACAACTCGTGGGAATCGGCCGCGTCGACACCGTCATCGTGGCGTTCGCCGACATGCAGGGCCGGCTCGTGGGCAAACGGGTCGCGGCGCGGGTCTTCCTCGAGGAGGTGGCCGCCCACGGGGCCGAGTGCTGCAACTATCTGCTCGCGGTCGACGTCGACATGAACACGGTCGACGGTTACGCGATGTCGAGTTGGGACACCGGCTACGGCGACATGGTGATGGTGCCCGACCTGTCCACCCTGCGGCTCGTCCCGTGGCATCCCGGCACGGCGCTGGTGCTGGCCGACCTGGCCGCCGGCGCCACCGCGGTCGCCGTCGCGCCGCGCGCGGTGCTGCGCCGCCAGCTCGACCGGCTCGCCGAGCGCGGCCTGTTCGCCGACGTTGCCACCGAGCTGGAGTTCATCGTGTTCGACGAGCCCTACCGTCAGGCGTGGGCCCTGGGCTATCGCGGACTGACCCCGGCCAGCGACTACAACATCGACTACGCGATCCTGGCGTCGTCGCGCATGGAGCCGCTGCTGCGCGACATCCGGCACGGGATGGCTGGTGCGGGCCTGCACTTCGAGGCCGTCAAGGGCGAATGCAACCGGGGACAGCAGGAGATCGGTTTCCGCTACGCCGAGGCGCTGGTCACCTGCGACAACCACGCCATCTACAAGAACGGCGCCAAGGAGATCGCCGACCGGCACGGTAAGAGCCTGACGTTCATGGCGAAATACGATGCGCGCGAAGGCAACAGCTGCCACATTCACCTGTCGCTGCGCGACGCCGACGGCGCGGCGGTGTTCGCCGACGGGTCCCGGCCGCGCGGCATGTCGGCGTTGTTCGGCAGCTTCGTCGCCGGCGTGCTGGCCACCCTGCGCGAGTACACGCTGTTCTACGCGCCGAACATCAACTCCTACAAGCGTTTTGCCGACGGCAGCTTCGCGCCCACGGCCGTGGCCTGGGGGCCGGACAACCGCACCTGTGCGCTGCGGGTAGTGGGGCACGGGCCCGGCACCCGGGTCGAGTGCCGGGTGCCCGGCGGCGACGTCAACCCCTACCTGGGCGTGGCGGCGCTGATCGCCGGCGGCCTGTACGGTGTCGAAAAGGGATTGCCGCTTCCCGATGCGTGCGTGGGGAACGCTTACGCGGCAACCGATGTCGAGCGGCTGCCCGCCACGCTCGCCGAGGCCGCCGCGTTGTTCGGCCGCTCGGCGCTCGCGCGGGAGGCGTTCGGCGACGACGTGGTCGCGCACTACCTGAACAACGCGCGCGTCGAGCTGGCGGCGTTCAACGCGGCGGTCACCGACTGGGAGAGGATACGCGGCTTTGAACGGCTGTAG
- a CDS encoding alpha/beta fold hydrolase — protein sequence MMTTLDGFPVPVAVTGADKGVVVLMIGDEQRSPAAYDAICERLHTASLRTVVIGFDPRLTAKSVVGILDALGIAWAVVVGDRAGGALAWELAATRLGRFTGLVVIDRGHPRVAGPDGAAPDEHCPPVEIGTTMLVSSPSARAVARDTQRFVYAEYRVVPLGRRAVQESTAQLAAEIVLRASTW from the coding sequence ATGATGACCACGCTGGACGGGTTTCCCGTCCCGGTTGCCGTCACCGGAGCGGACAAGGGCGTCGTCGTCCTCATGATCGGCGACGAGCAGCGTTCGCCGGCCGCCTACGACGCCATCTGCGAGCGCCTGCACACCGCGTCGCTGCGGACGGTGGTGATCGGCTTCGACCCGCGGCTGACGGCCAAGTCGGTGGTCGGCATCCTCGACGCGCTGGGCATCGCGTGGGCCGTGGTGGTCGGCGACCGGGCCGGCGGGGCGCTCGCCTGGGAACTGGCGGCCACCCGGTTGGGCCGGTTCACCGGCCTGGTCGTGATCGACCGCGGGCACCCCCGGGTCGCCGGGCCCGACGGCGCGGCCCCCGACGAACACTGCCCGCCGGTGGAGATCGGCACCACGATGCTGGTCAGCTCCCCGTCCGCCCGCGCCGTGGCTCGTGACACCCAGCGGTTCGTCTACGCCGAGTACCGCGTCGTCCCGCTGGGACGCCGCGCGGTGCAGGAGTCGACGGCTCAGCTGGCCGCCGAGATCGTATTGCGCGCCAGCACCTGGTAA